A window of Dorea formicigenerans contains these coding sequences:
- a CDS encoding NAD(P)H-dependent glycerol-3-phosphate dehydrogenase, whose protein sequence is MAKVSVIGAGSWGTALALLLSKNGHDVTMWSILEDEIRMLDKEREHKSKLPGVKLPDTMKFTTDLKEAVEGKDFLVLAVPSTFTRGTAKNMCPYVAEGQIIVDVAKGIEEATLMTLSQQIEDEIPQADVAVLSGPSHAEEVGRGLPTTVVVGAKTEKTAEYLQQMFASEVFRVYTSPDMLGMELGGSLKNVIALAAGIADGMGYGDNTKAALITRGIAEIARLGVKMGGAVETFSGLTGIGDLIVTCASVHSRNRKAGYLMGQGKSMQEAMDEVQMVVEGVYSAKAAVKLGEKYGVSLPIINKVSEVLFDGKDPKEAVNELMLRDNKAEHTALPWEK, encoded by the coding sequence ATGGCAAAGGTAAGTGTGATAGGGGCAGGAAGCTGGGGGACTGCACTGGCGCTTCTTCTGAGTAAAAACGGTCACGATGTGACTATGTGGTCAATTCTGGAAGATGAGATCCGGATGCTGGATAAAGAGCGTGAGCACAAATCAAAGCTTCCGGGCGTGAAGCTTCCGGATACAATGAAATTTACAACAGATCTTAAGGAAGCTGTAGAAGGAAAAGATTTCCTTGTACTGGCAGTGCCATCTACATTTACAAGAGGAACAGCGAAAAATATGTGCCCATATGTAGCGGAAGGTCAGATCATTGTTGATGTTGCGAAAGGAATCGAAGAGGCAACTCTGATGACACTATCTCAGCAGATCGAGGATGAAATTCCACAGGCTGATGTAGCAGTCCTGTCCGGACCAAGCCACGCTGAGGAAGTAGGAAGAGGACTTCCGACTACTGTTGTTGTGGGAGCAAAGACGGAAAAGACAGCCGAGTATTTGCAGCAGATGTTCGCAAGTGAAGTGTTCCGTGTATATACAAGCCCGGATATGCTTGGCATGGAACTTGGCGGTTCTCTGAAAAATGTCATTGCTCTGGCAGCAGGTATTGCTGACGGAATGGGATATGGAGATAATACAAAGGCTGCACTCATCACAAGAGGAATTGCAGAGATTGCAAGACTAGGTGTGAAAATGGGCGGCGCAGTTGAGACATTTTCCGGACTTACAGGAATCGGTGATCTGATTGTAACGTGTGCCAGTGTCCACAGCCGTAACCGCAAAGCAGGTTATCTCATGGGGCAGGGCAAATCCATGCAGGAAGCAATGGATGAGGTTCAGATGGTAGTAGAAGGAGTGTATTCTGCAAAAGCAGCAGTAAAACTTGGCGAAAAATATGGAGTATCACTTCCAATCATCAATAAAGTCAGCGAAGTATTGTTTGATGGAAAAGACCCGAAAGAAGCAGTCAATGAACTCATGCTCAGAGATAATAAGGCGGAGCATACAGCACTTCCGTGGGAGAAATAA
- the plsY gene encoding glycerol-3-phosphate 1-O-acyltransferase PlsY, whose amino-acid sequence MERFICLLIGYAFGLIQTGYIYGKMKGVDIRKEGSGNAGSTNALRTMGIKAGLVTLLGDCFKCVFAVVTVYLIYGKTYADIFPLLAMYAGMGAVLGHNYPFYLNFKGGKGIAATAGLILSTTNVWMVLICLFAFLGIVAVTRYVSLGSLAVVIIYLIEVVVYGQMGGFGVKPPYLYEMYGIAAFLMLSAFYKHKANIVRLMNGTENKISIGKK is encoded by the coding sequence ATGGAACGTTTTATATGTCTACTGATCGGGTATGCATTTGGACTGATCCAGACAGGATACATCTATGGTAAGATGAAAGGAGTCGATATCCGAAAAGAAGGAAGCGGCAATGCAGGAAGCACTAACGCTCTTCGCACGATGGGAATCAAAGCCGGACTTGTCACACTTCTTGGAGACTGCTTTAAATGTGTCTTTGCAGTTGTGACGGTTTACCTGATTTACGGAAAGACTTACGCAGACATTTTCCCACTTCTTGCCATGTATGCAGGGATGGGTGCGGTACTTGGGCACAACTATCCATTTTATCTGAACTTTAAAGGCGGAAAAGGAATCGCAGCGACAGCCGGACTGATCTTAAGTACGACAAATGTATGGATGGTTTTGATCTGTTTATTTGCATTTCTCGGAATCGTGGCAGTGACACGTTATGTGTCTCTTGGCTCCCTGGCAGTTGTAATCATTTATCTGATTGAAGTGGTTGTGTATGGCCAGATGGGCGGATTTGGTGTAAAACCGCCGTATCTTTATGAAATGTATGGAATTGCGGCATTTCTGATGTTATCCGCATTTTATAAACATAAGGCAAATATTGTAAGACTCATGAACGGTACGGAGAATAAGATCAGTATCGGAAAGAAATAA
- the der gene encoding ribosome biogenesis GTPase Der → MSKPVVAIVGRPNVGKSTLFNALAGEKISIVKDTPGVTRDRIYADVSWLDKDFTLIDTGGIEPESKDIILSQMREQAQIAIDTSDVIIFITDVKQGLVDSDSKVADMLRRSGKPVILVVNKVDNFDKYMADTYEFYNLGIGDPVPISASSRLGLGDMLDKVIEHFPEHAGEEEEDSRPRVAIVGKPNVGKSSIINKLLGEQRVIVSDIAGTTRDAIDTEIVHNGKEYVFIDTAGLRRKNKIKEELERYSIIRTVTAVERADVVLVVIDATQGVTEQDAKVAGIAHERGKGVIIVVNKWDAIEKNDKTMREYENEVRRVLSFMPYAEIMYVSAVTGQRLPKMFDMIDMVIENQTLRVATGVLNEILMEATAMQQPPSDKGKRLKIYYMTQVAVKPPSFVIFVNDKELMHFSYQRYLENKIRESFGFKGTSLKFFVRERKERDN, encoded by the coding sequence ATGAGTAAACCAGTAGTAGCGATTGTGGGTAGACCGAATGTGGGTAAGTCCACACTTTTTAATGCGCTGGCAGGAGAGAAGATTTCAATTGTAAAAGACACACCGGGAGTTACCCGTGATCGAATCTACGCAGATGTCAGCTGGCTTGATAAAGATTTTACATTGATTGACACCGGTGGTATTGAACCGGAGAGCAAGGACATTATTCTGTCGCAGATGCGTGAACAGGCTCAGATTGCTATTGATACATCAGATGTTATTATTTTTATTACAGATGTAAAGCAGGGGCTTGTGGATTCCGATTCTAAAGTTGCAGATATGTTAAGAAGAAGCGGAAAGCCGGTCATTCTTGTTGTAAACAAAGTAGATAATTTTGATAAATATATGGCAGATACTTATGAGTTCTATAATCTTGGAATCGGTGATCCGGTGCCAATCTCTGCATCATCAAGACTCGGACTTGGAGATATGCTTGATAAGGTGATCGAACATTTTCCAGAGCATGCAGGAGAAGAGGAAGAGGACTCTCGTCCGCGTGTGGCAATCGTAGGAAAACCGAACGTAGGTAAGTCTTCTATTATTAACAAGCTTCTTGGAGAGCAGCGTGTGATCGTCAGTGACATTGCAGGAACAACAAGGGATGCCATTGATACGGAGATCGTGCACAATGGAAAAGAATATGTCTTTATTGATACAGCAGGGCTTCGCAGAAAGAATAAGATTAAAGAGGAACTGGAGCGATACAGTATTATCCGTACTGTAACAGCGGTGGAGCGTGCAGATGTGGTCCTTGTCGTAATTGATGCGACTCAGGGTGTGACAGAACAGGATGCCAAGGTGGCAGGAATTGCGCATGAGCGTGGAAAAGGTGTTATCATCGTGGTAAATAAGTGGGATGCTATTGAGAAAAATGATAAGACCATGCGTGAGTACGAGAATGAAGTGCGCCGTGTCCTTTCATTTATGCCATACGCAGAGATTATGTACGTGTCTGCAGTGACAGGTCAGCGTCTTCCAAAAATGTTCGATATGATTGATATGGTCATTGAGAATCAGACACTGCGTGTTGCAACAGGGGTACTTAATGAGATTCTGATGGAAGCAACAGCAATGCAGCAGCCGCCTTCAGACAAAGGAAAGCGTCTGAAGATCTATTACATGACGCAGGTAGCGGTAAAGCCGCCTTCATTTGTAATTTTTGTCAATGATAAAGAACTGATGCATTTCTCCTATCAGAGATATCTGGAGAATAAGATCAGAGAGTCCTTTGGCTTCAAGGGAACATCACTAAAATTCTTTGTGAGAGAAAGAAAAGAAAGGGATAATTAG
- a CDS encoding ribose-phosphate pyrophosphokinase: MNNITINSNSNDIKEMEKLFPRAPLKIIAMEGCKELGQKVNDYIVNFRQSSYREELKSPMYATYLQDNYLVDAHCPRFGSGEAKGVLNESVRGKDLFIMTDVCNYSLTYSVNGYVNHMSPDDHYQDLKRLISAANGKEHRLNIIMPFLYESRQHKRTKRESLDCALALQELIDMGVDNIFTFDAHDPRVQNAIPLYGFDSFNPPYQFMKALLRAEPNLSVDPDHLMIISPDEGAMSRAVYFSNVIGVDMGMFYKRRDYSTVINGKNPIVAHEFLGSDIKGKSVIIIDDMISSGESMLDVAKQMKDRGAKQVFVCTTFGLFTDGFEKFDEFHEKGYIDRVITTNLTYLPPAFYEREYFTVADMSKFIALIIDSMNHDVSISSVLSPTDRLHALLERHRKDLAEKNL; the protein is encoded by the coding sequence ATGAACAACATTACGATTAACAGTAACAGTAATGATATCAAGGAGATGGAAAAGCTTTTCCCAAGAGCCCCTCTGAAGATCATTGCTATGGAAGGCTGCAAAGAACTGGGACAGAAAGTGAATGACTATATTGTCAACTTCAGACAGTCCTCTTACCGTGAAGAATTAAAATCACCAATGTATGCAACTTATCTTCAGGACAATTATCTGGTAGATGCACATTGCCCACGTTTTGGAAGCGGTGAAGCAAAAGGTGTCCTGAACGAATCTGTCCGTGGAAAAGACCTGTTTATTATGACAGATGTATGTAATTACAGCCTGACATATTCCGTCAACGGATATGTGAACCACATGTCACCGGACGATCACTATCAGGATCTGAAACGTCTGATTTCCGCTGCTAATGGTAAGGAACACCGCCTTAACATTATTATGCCGTTTTTGTATGAGAGCCGTCAGCACAAACGTACAAAACGCGAGTCTCTGGACTGCGCTTTGGCACTTCAGGAACTGATTGACATGGGCGTAGACAATATCTTCACATTTGATGCCCACGATCCGCGTGTACAGAATGCAATCCCGCTTTACGGATTCGACAGTTTCAACCCGCCATATCAGTTCATGAAAGCACTGCTTCGCGCAGAACCAAACCTTTCTGTTGACCCGGATCACCTGATGATCATCAGTCCGGATGAAGGTGCAATGTCCCGTGCCGTATACTTCTCCAACGTTATCGGAGTTGACATGGGTATGTTCTACAAGAGACGTGATTATTCAACAGTCATAAATGGAAAGAACCCAATTGTAGCACATGAGTTCTTAGGTTCTGATATCAAAGGGAAATCTGTCATCATCATCGATGATATGATTTCTTCCGGTGAAAGTATGTTGGACGTAGCTAAACAGATGAAAGACCGTGGTGCAAAACAGGTATTTGTATGTACAACATTTGGTCTTTTCACAGATGGATTTGAGAAATTTGACGAATTCCATGAGAAAGGTTACATCGATCGCGTGATCACTACGAACCTGACTTACCTCCCACCTGCATTCTATGAGAGAGAATACTTCACAGTTGCAGATATGAGTAAATTCATCGCGCTGATCATCGATTCCATGAACCACGATGTATCTATCAGTTCTGTATTAAGTCCGACTGACAGATTACACGCTCTTCTTGAAAGACACAGAAAAGATTTAGCAGAGAAAAATTTATAG
- a CDS encoding phosphoglycerate dehydrogenase, which translates to MYKYHCLNPIADIGLNNFTEDYTKIDTAEGADALLVRSAVMHDMEFDKNLKAIGRAGAGVNNIPLDTCAEQGIVVFNTPGANANGVKELVIAGMLLASRDIIGGINWVQENEEDGNILKDAEKAKKQFAGCEIEGKKLGVIGLGAIGVLVANAAVHLGMEVYGYDPYLSVDAAWRLSRNIHHAKTVDELYKDCDYITIHVPAMDSTKGMIDKNAIGLMKDGVVILNYARNVLVDEEAVVDALVSGHVKNYVTDFPTPIVAGVKGAIITPHLGASTEESEDNCAKMAVAEVRNYLENGNIQHSVNYPDCDMGVKGENTRITLLHHNVPNMIGQFTKILADDNMNIADMTNKSKGEYAYTMIDIDSDVTDSVIEDLTKVKDVLRVRVIR; encoded by the coding sequence ATGTACAAATATCATTGCTTAAATCCAATCGCAGATATTGGATTGAATAACTTTACAGAAGATTATACAAAGATTGATACTGCAGAAGGTGCAGATGCGCTTCTCGTAAGAAGTGCAGTTATGCATGACATGGAGTTTGACAAAAACTTAAAGGCTATTGGAAGAGCAGGAGCAGGAGTTAATAACATTCCTCTGGATACATGTGCGGAGCAGGGAATCGTTGTATTCAACACACCGGGAGCAAATGCAAATGGTGTAAAAGAGCTTGTGATCGCAGGTATGCTTCTTGCGTCTCGTGATATCATAGGAGGAATCAACTGGGTCCAGGAGAATGAAGAAGACGGCAATATCTTAAAAGATGCCGAAAAGGCAAAGAAACAGTTTGCCGGCTGCGAAATCGAAGGTAAGAAGCTGGGAGTCATTGGACTTGGAGCCATTGGTGTTCTTGTTGCCAATGCAGCCGTACATCTTGGAATGGAAGTTTACGGATATGATCCATATCTGTCTGTGGATGCAGCATGGAGACTGTCCAGAAATATTCATCATGCAAAGACCGTTGATGAGCTTTATAAAGATTGTGATTATATTACGATCCATGTGCCGGCTATGGATAGTACAAAAGGCATGATTGACAAGAATGCGATTGGTCTTATGAAAGATGGCGTTGTCATTCTGAATTATGCAAGAAATGTCCTGGTTGATGAAGAGGCAGTAGTAGATGCACTTGTTTCCGGACATGTTAAGAACTATGTGACAGATTTCCCGACACCAATCGTGGCAGGAGTCAAAGGTGCAATTATCACACCACACCTTGGAGCTTCTACAGAAGAGTCTGAAGATAACTGTGCGAAGATGGCAGTTGCAGAAGTAAGAAATTATCTGGAAAATGGTAACATCCAGCATTCTGTAAACTACCCGGACTGCGACATGGGAGTCAAAGGTGAAAATACAAGAATTACATTACTTCACCATAATGTACCGAATATGATTGGACAATTCACGAAGATCCTTGCAGATGATAATATGAATATCGCAGATATGACGAATAAAAGCAAAGGTGAGTATGCATATACGATGATTGATATAGATTCTGATGTGACAGACAGTGTTATCGAGGATCTAACAAAAGTCAAAGATGTGTTAAGAGTACGTGTGATTCGTTAA
- the serC gene encoding 3-phosphoserine/phosphohydroxythreonine transaminase produces the protein MSRVYNFSAGPAMLPVEVLKEAASEMLDYQGSGMSVMEMSHRSQVFQNIIDEAEADLRDLLNIPDNYKVLFLQGGASQQFAAVPMNLMKNGVADYIVTGQWAKKAAQEAEKYGKVNVIASSADKTFSYIPDCSDLPIDDDADYVYICENNTIYGTKYKELPNTKGKTLVADVSSCFLSEPHDVEKYGVLYGGVQKNIGPAGVVIAIIREDLIRDDVLPGTPTMLKYKTQADKGSLYNTPPCYGIYICGKVFKWLKKQGGLAAMKEHNEKKAKILYDYLDQSKMFKGTVVPKDRSLMNVPFVIGDKDLEAKFVKEADAAGFVNLKGHRTVGGMRASIYNAMPIEGVEALVEFMKKFEKENA, from the coding sequence CGGCAATGTTACCGGTGGAGGTCCTTAAAGAAGCAGCATCAGAGATGCTGGATTATCAGGGTTCAGGAATGTCCGTGATGGAAATGAGTCACCGCTCTCAGGTATTCCAGAATATTATCGATGAGGCAGAAGCAGATCTTAGAGACTTACTGAATATTCCGGACAATTATAAGGTACTGTTCTTGCAGGGAGGCGCATCCCAGCAGTTCGCTGCAGTTCCTATGAACCTGATGAAAAATGGTGTCGCAGATTATATTGTGACAGGCCAGTGGGCGAAAAAAGCAGCACAAGAGGCAGAAAAATACGGCAAGGTGAATGTCATTGCATCTTCCGCAGATAAGACATTTTCTTATATTCCGGATTGTTCCGATCTTCCGATTGATGACGATGCAGATTACGTATATATCTGTGAGAATAATACAATCTATGGAACGAAGTACAAAGAACTTCCGAATACGAAAGGCAAGACACTGGTTGCAGATGTATCTTCCTGTTTCCTGTCAGAGCCTCACGATGTAGAAAAATACGGTGTTCTCTATGGTGGAGTACAGAAAAATATCGGACCTGCCGGAGTTGTGATTGCAATTATCCGTGAAGATTTGATCCGTGATGACGTACTTCCAGGCACACCGACTATGTTAAAATATAAAACACAGGCGGACAAAGGTTCTCTTTATAACACACCTCCGTGTTATGGAATTTATATTTGCGGCAAAGTCTTCAAATGGTTGAAAAAACAGGGCGGACTTGCTGCAATGAAAGAACACAATGAGAAAAAAGCAAAGATTCTGTATGATTACCTGGATCAGAGCAAGATGTTCAAAGGAACTGTTGTACCAAAAGACCGTTCTCTTATGAATGTTCCATTCGTAATTGGTGACAAAGATCTGGAGGCTAAATTCGTCAAAGAAGCAGATGCAGCCGGATTTGTAAATTTAAAAGGGCACCGTACTGTCGGAGGTATGCGTGCTAGTATTTACAACGCGATGCCAATCGAAGGCGTGGAAGCATTAGTCGAATTCATGAAGAAATTTGAAAAGGAGAACGCTTAA